The sequence TAAGGCATCCAGCAGATACcgtcttcaaataatcggcgtGTTTGGACACAGCTACATGTTATTAGGGAGCTTGAGTATGTATATCCAATCAAATTCACCCGGACATCAAAACAATACATTGAAAGCGTCGAACCACATTGTATTCTTCAATTTGTTTGCCAACAGGGATTATGACATGGCAAATTCTACTCCTGAAAGCGGAAACACTGGAAAACGTGACAACGCGAAGGAGATAACAaacgatattttgcaaaataattgGTGTTCTGCTCACGTACAAACAGTGCAGGCGCAGCTTGCAACTATTGAATGACGCTAAAAGCAACTGCAAAACCGTATTTATTTTGCACATGCGCAACGTGCATGAAAAAGGCTGCCAGCAGACGACATCATTGAAATGAAGTAGTGCACACTCTTTCGTTTTTTTCTCGACTCAGGATTTGAGTACCTATTGTCCACTTTAAAAGTGCCTCCACCACGCATGCACAGACCTGAGCTGACTGCCCCGATGGCACATATAACCTACCATTTGCAATAATAGATGTGATACAGCTTGAAGATAGATGACAGCAAGGCAGTTACAAGGTCTACAGTGATAGGCATGGACAACAGTATCAGTATCAAAATCCAAACATTCTTTGTATTTCTCTTCCAATGCAAGAAAAATGGTAAATACAACAAGATGTAAACAATTATGTAATTCAAACTATCTAATGAAGTTAGCTGCAGCGGCTTGTTCTGTCTTCTGTCAGCACACTCTAGTCATCGCTAGATTTCCTTGCTTTGCTTTACATGACATACAGTGTCTGAAGATCCTGACTGATCACGATAAAAGTGAATAAATATAACACAGGAAGGTGTGTGAATACTAGTTATCTAGATGGACACCCATGCACATCCACATATTGTCAACAACACTGCATTGGTGGAAGTGATTTCAATCCTGCATTGGAAGAGCCAGAAAGAATGTTGAATGTTAATAGCGACCCATTTCCCAAGTCGTGAAAGACCTGCCGATTTCAGAGTGTGCATTCACTCACTTCAAATTTCTCATTGCTTCCTCTGTTGTCTCCTGTATGTAATGGTCCATATAGGCAGCAAGTCGAGGATGAACTCTTTCAAGATATCCTTGAATGCTACTTCCTGTCACTGTACCTATGGTCAGATCACCGCTTGGTTTGTTAAGCTTGGATACCATGACAACAGAGTACAATACAAGCTAGTCAGGTTTACCATAAAtgccaaaaattgtaaaatctaCAGCTGAGTGTACATATGACATGGAGGTTTTACTGTGTAATGAAGTGCAAATTGTAAAACAGCAAAGATAACGGTAGTGGTACTGAAACAGTTTATTGCCCATCCATGAGTAGATACGGTCACGTGTTTTGGGGGTTGGAGAAGTCGATGTGGATCGACgattcaaatgaacacattttTTCGTTGTCTATAACGAATATACCACATTCAAACAATGTCCTCCGCCAAACAATCTTTATGTATCTACTTTCACTTTTAGCGTATTTCATCCCGACTGAAATTATTTTTGGTGTCACAGTAAAGCCTCCGTCAGTATTCAGAAAGCGCACACATATCAATGGGGCATTATTGCTACCTTACTGTGGTGTCTATGAAAAACGTTCGATTCCAGAAACCAAAGTATTGGTAGAATAATGTTCCATATTCATTGTGCCAAGATAAAATAAAGGTATAATATCTATGTAGAACACTCACTTTAGTAATTCTATTGCCACATCCGCACCATTAACATTAAACTGTTCCATATACTTGGCCATCGACGACCAATTTTCGCTTATATAATTTTCACAGCTGGAACCGTTCTGTGTCGCAAATTTGAGGTGGTTGTGCTGTTGGAGCTACACAGTTTTCCGAGCAATCGTAAAGTATTAGTTCCACCACTGGTTATATTGAATAAAATGCGCCACCAAACGAACTTGTTCCCCTTATAGTAATACTTTGATTGGCCTATATGGGGAATGACTAGAGAGCCACATATCACTAGACTTTCTATACTGATATGTAACTCTCTAATTGCTATGTGCGCTTGATGGCACGTGATGGAGTATGACAATCattaacaaaaaaatgaaatatgaaatatacgACCAATGTCCAGGCAAAGAGTCGTCCCCTAATGAACTTATTTCACTACTTTCACAATGATAATTAAATATTGCTTTCACTGAAGCTCTTTGGCACAAACTACAATTTCGTAAAATTGCAAGTAAGATTGTTGAGGTAGCTTTTAGTTCAGGGACATTAAAAGCAATTGAATGGGAGAATGTAGTGTAATTGTTGCCGTAACGATTTTCTGATATTATATAAACAGGGAAATGtcgaaaattaaaatgaaattattgaaaagTAAGGCAATACCATAGCAAAGAAGCAAACAATGATTAATGTACTATAAAAAGCCATTGAAGCAGAATTGTTGTTTTGTGAAGAGTATATTATAACACGTGATATGTAGAAAGAATATGACGCTTACCTTTTCATCATTGATGCCGTCAATTTGCAAGTGTGAGGTTTGACCAGCCATAAAAGCTGCCAAATTTGCTGTGTAACTTGCAAAGAAGATGAAGGAAAAAGCGCCCCACACGTTTAAGAGAAAGCGACTAGTCATGCACTTAGGTGGCTTGCTTTTCACTGTGTGGCTGAACAAAATGGAAAAGGCGATGTTCAGGGCAGAAGGCAAACCAAATGTGTAATGTCTGTTGCGTCCTCCTGGATGTAACCCATACGGACTCATCCATTCGAAGACTGTAATGGCAATCGCTACAATGTTCACAGTGACAAACACCAATATCCAAACAGTCCAATCAAGCGGCGCTAAAAATGAATCCAACTGCGGCTCCAATTGTTTCTTGGCAACTAATGTAGAAAACCCTGAGTGGAAAAAAGGACTAGTGAAGTCAATAACTCGACTTCGTTCTGACGTAATACTAAATGAACTAACAGCGATATCAGCGGTGCCTGATAACAAATCACCAACCATTCCATTCCAGACCCCATTCTCAATAGCACCATGGTTTAAATCTGCAaccaagtacaaattgtaaCTGAATTCAACATCGGCGCTCAACTTTTCCAATAAATCGATCGCTAGACCGGAACAGCACTTCTTCATGTGTGAATAATTTCCTTGTACTGTGGGCGCTTCATATGCTTCAAAGGCTCTTTCGATTTCTTCTCGGTTCGTGCTGTCTGCTTTTAAACACAGTACACCTGTCAGACATTCAAATGTGTCGGGCAAAGGCGAAGATTCAAAGATAAACGGTTTCTCTTCATTCAGCACCACCATGATTTTCTCAGTATTTAATCCATGCGGCAAATTTGCACTATTTCCAGGCCATATGATTGATTCTAGGAAGAAGTCGCCATTTTTCCACATTCCAACTTTTTTCCATTTGAAGCTCTCGTCCGCATTAAAATCTTGACTTTTGATTAGATTTAATATTTCATAGCTTGCGTTATTTAAGTTGCCATGTTCATCTAAGGAAATGAGGCCAGCATATCCTTGGAATGACGTGTTTAGAAGCGAGCTGTAAGAACCAAAAGTGTTTGGCagacattcaaatattttagtGCACGTTGTCGTGTCATATGGATCAGATTAAATGAGCAAATTTAATATTCTAATATTACCGTGACTAACTTATTAATttgaatgcaaaataaaatttttatcaaattgttATATAACTTCATAAGCAAGCAAAAAGTAAATTTACAAGAATTACTATCAAATGTCTTAAACACGTCAACATCGTTCGAAACACTACGAGTACGTTTCTTCTTTTATTCGAAATCTAGACAGGAGCTTTAGAGTTGCTTTCCCACCGGGATCTTATCGTACACGCCGTTCTACTTGATCCCAAGTGCCCGCTCCCTTGTATCTACACGATAATCACGGCGTCCTTACCCTTCTCTCTATAACAACGCCAATATCTTATGCTCTCTGTCAAGATCATTAGAAAGTCACATCTTTCGCAAGTCAAGCTACGAAAACAGGTAAAAAATGTTCTAACGGTCGTCTTATATTACCCGTTGTGTTTATAAAAACATCATCGAATTTCTGCAGAAGTGTGCATACTTAACATTATTTGCCCTAGCATGATAAACGTAATGATTTCCGTATATTAACTGTAAAAGGTGAACTTGCCTGTAATAAAGCCGACCGTATTCAAGTGTTTGCTTGGAAGGAGGTATCCAACAATTTCGTGATGATTCTATATCCAAATTGGTTGTAAATTTACTGGAAGCCCTTGCTAACAATTCGACCGAGTCCATGATTTTGGCTGGAACATCATCAAATTCATTAACGTAGTTCATTGCTAATAGTCCGGTAGGATAGTGCTTGAGATAGCTTGGATTACTTGTTATAACAGACTCCGTAACGATCCACACATTACCAATCTCTAATAAGCCGTAATCAAGGGCTTCTTCAAATACTATTGCAGCATATTCAGGGGTTGCATGCAGTACGAAGACCCTAGTCTGTGTTTCCATCATGTTGTCAAGCATTCTATGCACGTCTTGTATATCTTTGTTAAAAACTACAGTATTCTGAATGCTCCATTTTCTTGATGAGGTAGTAATGTTTGTTAAGTACTGAACAAACGCCTGTGAGTCCACGTGATCGCTAGCTAGTATGTTAAATTGAAACCATCCATTACGCTCAAGAAGTTTCTTGATTGCCAACGACTGGAAACTTTCCGATGACTCTAGCCTCAGGTACATGGGGTGAACGTCCtgcaaatgaaaattgaatggtGTTAATGTAATCTGGCGGATCCTTTATTAATAAAAAGTAGGGCAATATAACAGAGCGGCTCTCTACTTTCTTGCACTACACTAAATAGCGGGCAAACAGAGCAAATGGATATAATTACCTGAAAACTACCGATGACCAACGCAGCAGCTTTGTTCAAAAACTACCGGCATGAATTTCAGAGATCTCATAGATTTGGGTTACAAGAACTAATTCATTTTTGAGCTAATATTTTCTCGGCGTTCCATATTTGATGACAGTGGACAGAATTCTGAACGAAGTGATATGTATTTGGTAATTATGGTCAGTAACACTAGCCATTTGCTCACGTAATCACTCATGAAGCGACATCTTATCTGGACATTCATTACAGAACAGGCTGACCTTTTCCATATAAGATGGCACTTTAAGTAGATATTTAAGACACATAAAACATTTTTCTAATCCGATGGACAGTAAATACCAATAACATGCTATTACGTTGATGACATCGGCACCTTTGATCTTGTAAGAGATGCGTTCTTCCCATACAAGTTTGGATACAGTGGAGCATCCGTAAACGCCAGTGTATATCAACAATGCTTCGAGGATTATTATCATGCCACACCAAACTGTCTGTTTCTCATGTTTACGTATTCATAAAAACCAGCACTGCTTTGGTTTATAACAGCCTTCCAAGACAGGCACCTACTTACATTTAACTGAAAGGAAATCAAAGAAGTAGTTTTGCGGCGTAGGGCAGTCTTTCATGtaaaataaagggaaagtggctgcACACACCGGCTTTTAAATTTTGTCTGGTGTTTTGTTTAATGTTCAGCTGTATTGCTAAATTGTGAATCAGTTCAGTAATTGTTTATGCTGTGTATATTACATTAACCCTTGAAAATAAGCGTGTGAAAGCCATGGAATTTAATAAAAAAGGCATACTATTGTGTACCATTACGAAATCCTACTGCAATGTTCCCAAGAAACGTTTTCAAGGTGTGTCAAAGAATGGAAACAATCAATGTGAGTATATCTATAAGGCTGTGTATCGGACCACGATCCGATAAATTTACCATATACATACAAAAGTCGGTCAGCGTGTGCATTTGTTAGGTTGGAAAGAAACGTTTGGAGCCATAGTTTGTTACCCTTCGGTATGGCCGCAAGACTTTGGGTTCAGCAAGTCTGAAAAATACATACTGAACACGGTGAACGCAAAAAAAAAGAACTATACCAAATGTCTGTCTGTTACTAATACTGAAACATGACACGATATCAATGAAGGCGTATACATAAATCCCGTTGTTGAAGCTGTCCTGAAGAATGAAATCGACCAAAGCATGTCGCGTAACACGTATATTCACGCAAAACCAAAAACGGAATATCGCATTTTACCATCATTCAACACTAAcatgttttaaaatatatttccttaagtaacattcaaaataaatcgGTGTATACTTGTCAAAATAATATGCGTGTCCGTAGAATTATAACGATATAACTATGCACAGTGAATAGATCAGTGTTTATTGAGTTCTTTTATCAGTTTGCTTTGTTTCAACAGAATTAGTCATCAAATGCCTGATTGCATTGAGGTCGAATTCGCCTCGGGCAGAGATGTTCGgctcttaaattttcacaatactatTCTGATCTGCCACATGTATGGGCTTAtattgaagctcttggagtaaataaaattttgtacaaatcgaAATCCGACTTTTCCcggtagagttaacacaggaatggcggccactttgaatttcaaatatcagtaaattgtgGGTAATTCGTTTTTctggtatcaaaatttgcacggtgaccccctgactattattcttggttttgaagaAAACTGGTCGAGGCTTTCCTTAAGAAaattcgagcaaaagtttaggtctttcattttcgaggcgcatactaccataaTACATTATATATTGTAATATGGTCACCTGACAGGCTAAACGGATCAAAGCGTTAAGTAAATCAACATTCATTCAtcttcccctctactgtctatgatctaTGTGTTATTATTGCGTAGCGTGTTTGTCACTGTTTAAAAGATACGGGTCTATGCCTACCTAATAATAGCCCTTGAAATAACAATAAACGACCACAGTGTAGCTagatttcactatatcacaaatAGGGCAAACGGTAAATTCTACtgccagcccccccccccccccccccactctcCAATGCTGAAGTTAAAAGAAACCTTCCAAACTTTCCAAGTATGCTGTTTCTCCAAACAATGTGCCCTGGATGACAAATAATAAGTATTAACTCCATTAGAGATTGGATCACAATGCGCACGGCCTGTACATTTCCTGTATTACAATGCTATGTTCGCAGccactctgtgtgtgtgtgtgtgtgtgtgtgtgtgtgtgttgtgtatgtatatatatatatatatatatatatatatatatatatatatatatatatatatatatatatatatatattacaaactCTTTGTTTAGAGAGATGGCTTTCCTTTCGTCATTTTCATGTAGACATGCCAAATATCTCTGGGAATATACCGTCTTATCTTTTCTGCAGCGGTACTTTTCTGTCAGAATAGCACAAGATACACTTTTGTAAGAGGATTTCATTCCTCGTGAGAGGGCCTTTACACGCTGTTTTAACAGGATGGTGATAGAGGAAATATTTTCGACAGTTTTCACAGGGTCTCGAAAGACATCCTTTACCGTTGTAGACTTTCTAAAGTTCATCTCTAGAAATTGTTGATATAATCAGAAATTCATTGCTGGCTTGGAGTAAGGTGGTTGTAATGTCTGGTCAACAATGCTGGGAAGCCAGGAAAATCGGACTATATTGATTTTACTCATCTTGgtaagggaacgagcacaattaacggcaggggggctggaagagaaaatatgtggtgcatatattttttacaggccccccttacaccagcaaaaattttagtggccccctatcaccggcaacaaaatttttgtggcccccctccccgaaaaagaaagattacataggtacaaagttgtacacatatatataatccttataacttttaatatatgctttagtgaaaacaacattcttgcattcttgaaataaataataaacaaataaatatataaataataaacaaacaaaataacatatgtttaagctttactacttgtaacacctacagctacttttcagtattgtgttgtgctattttaatctcaaagaatgatgaaattaccaaataccttataaacaatctacaagttcatt comes from Ptychodera flava strain L36383 chromosome 8, AS_Pfla_20210202, whole genome shotgun sequence and encodes:
- the LOC139139348 gene encoding glutamate receptor ionotropic, NMDA 3A-like isoform X1 produces the protein MSYTGVNPMHLCCCFQSRHKTNAKSDTMMLATSSVLLCGFFLLSSVDLSSSSSMAPTVSSSSHVVKIGALFEDDKIYQYSEVLQGAIQDINKSNVGVRLEQAIVLAASSNPADILSRVCSSAIVSNVSAIVAVASETSLFTLSMVGDILGLPIIGIGSRSFAFSNKDVHPMYLRLESSESFQSLAIKKLLERNGWFQFNILASDHVDSQAFVQYLTNITTSSRKWSIQNTVVFNKDIQDVHRMLDNMMETQTRVFVLHATPEYAAIVFEEALDYGLLEIGNVWIVTESVITSNPSYLKHYPTGLLAMNYVNEFDDVPAKIMDSVELLARASSKFTTNLDIESSRNCWIPPSKQTLEYGRLYYSSLLNTSFQGYAGLISLDEHGNLNNASYEILNLIKSQDFNADESFKWKKVGMWKNGDFFLESIIWPGNSANLPHGLNTEKIMVVLNEEKPFIFESSPLPDTFECLTGVLCLKADSTNREEIERAFEAYEAPTVQGNYSHMKKCCSGLAIDLLEKLSADVEFSYNLYLVADLNHGAIENGVWNGMVGDLLSGTADIAVSSFSITSERSRVIDFTSPFFHSGFSTLVAKKQLEPQLDSFLAPLDWTVWILVFVTVNIVAIAITVFEWMSPYGLHPGGRNRHYTFGLPSALNIAFSILFSHTVKSKPPKCMTSRFLLNVWGAFSFIFFASYTANLAAFMAGQTSHLQIDGINDEKLNKPSGDLTIGTVTGSSIQGYLERVHPRLAAYMDHYIQETTEEAMRNLKSGELDAFIYDSPVIEYRMANDPECRLINVGKTFGEEGYGIGLPKGSPLKETLSIFILEYETDGYLEELQQKWFGTMNCYKESNIKSSSGIGDHKVRLAHVAGLFLMLLMGFGIGFLILLLEHLVYHYGVPRMQLHPEHKRNWLVLSQRLHRAANTEELIPCKANMQEVITLLKRAIYQNVSERTTSKKIYAPERFRLRSRINNHFQGSDRFHCMGAT
- the LOC139139348 gene encoding glutamate receptor ionotropic, NMDA 3A-like isoform X2 — protein: MSYTGVNPMHLCCCFQSRHKTNAKSDTMMLATSSVLLCGFFLLSSVDLSSSSSMAPTVSSSSHVVKIGALFEDDKIYQYSEVLQGAIQDINKSNVGVRLEQAIVLAASSNPADILSRVCSSAIVSNVSAIVAVASETSLFTLSMVGDILGLPIIGIGSRSFAFSNKDVHPMYLRLESSESFQSLAIKKLLERNGWFQFNILASDHVDSQAFVQYLTNITTSSRKWSIQNTVVFNKDIQDVHRMLDNMMETQTRVFVLHATPEYAAIVFEEALDYGLLEIGNVWIVTESVITSNPSYLKHYPTGLLAMNYVNEFDDVPAKIMDSVELLARASSKFTTNLDIESSRNCWIPPSKQTLEYGRLYYSSLLNTSFQGYAGLISLDEHGNLNNASYEILNLIKSQDFNADESFKWKKVGMWKNGDFFLESIIWPGNSANLPHGLNTEKIMVVLNEEKPFIFESSPLPDTFECLTGVLCLKADSTNREEIERAFEAYEAPTVQGNYSHMKKCCSGLAIDLLEKLSADVEFSYNLYLVADLNHGAIENGVWNGMVGDLLSGTADIAVSSFSITSERSRVIDFTSPFFHSGFSTLVAKKQLEPQLDSFLAPLDWTVWILVFVTVNIVAIAITVFEWMSPYGLHPGGRNRHYTFGLPSALNIAFSILFSHTVKSKPPKCMTSRFLLNVWGAFSFIFFASYTANLAAFMAGQTSHLQIDGINDEKLQQHNHLKFATQNGSSCENYISENWSSMAKYMEQFNVNGADVAIELLKSGELDAFIYDSPVIEYRMANDPECRLINVGKTFGEEGYGIGLPKGSPLKETLSIFILEYETDGYLEELQQKWFGTMNCYKESNIKSSSGIGDHKVRLAHVAGLFLMLLMGFGIGFLILLLEHLVYHYGVPRMQLHPEHKRNWLVLSQRLHRAANTEELIPCKANMQEVITLLKRAIYQNVSERTTSKKIYAPERFRLRSRINNHFQGSDRFHCMGAT